The genomic interval CACGAGCACGCCGTCGACGGTCTCGGTTGGCGTCTGGATTCGCTTTACGAGTACGTCACATTCAGCGTCTCGCAGTACCCGATCAACGTGCGAGCCCAACATAACGTTCTGGCGCGGTGGGCGCCCACGCCAGCCGAGAACGATTGTATCCGCGTCGTAGGCGTCGACCGCACCCACGATCCCGCGCGACACCCCTCGAGCAAGCCGAATTCGCGTATCAACGGCGAGTCCGTGGGAGGTGACCGAGGCTGCAGCATCCTCGAGCAGCTGTTCGTCCTCAGCTGTTACCAGATAGCGACGCCCATCCTGAAGCGAGAGTTGGGGCGGCACTGCACACACGTAGACGAGGACGATGCGAGCCGATCGATCGGCTGCGAGATCGACTGCCGTCTCGAGTTGCCGTGTCGCTGTCTCGGTGTTTGCAATTGGAACGACGATCGTCTCCGGCGACGTGTTCGACCAGGGGCCCATACTACGTGCCTTCAACAGCACTCCTCAAAAGGGTCCTTGCTTGTTCTATCCCACGTGTACTCACAGCAACCGATATACTCGAGGAGCGTATCAGTGCACGTGGACAACCACTGTCTGGGTTCCAACGGTATCCATGTACGATCGCATTCTCGTTCCGACCGATGGCAGTTCACACGCAGAACAGGCGACAGACCGCGCACTCGAGTTGGCAGCGAGCGTCGATGCCGACGTCTACGGTATCTGCGTCGTCGAAACCGGGCCGTTTGGCTCCGTCACACTTCCCGGCGAGAGCGAAAGCGCAGCCTCCGTTCTCGGCGAGCGCGCCCGCGAGTATGTCGAGCAAATCGAAGACCGTGGGGCTGACTGGGACGTTCCCGTGATGACGGACGTTATCGAAGGCATTCCCGTTCGCGAAATCCTCGAGTACGCCGACGACATCGATGCTGACGCCATCGTCATGGGTACGCGCGGACGCGGCGGAATCAGTCGCATGATGCTCGGCAGCGTCACCGACGGCGTCACGCGCCACACCGCTCGAGACGTACTGGTCGTCGGCAACGGCCCTGCCTCGAGCGAAGACGATCACGAACTCGAGTAACCGTTACGGCTCTAGCGTGTCCGTAATCGCTTTTGACCGGCGACCGAGGCCCCAACCGAACAGCGCGAGACCGACGAAAATGCCGATCGCCTGGATGATATGGGCTTCTGGAATCCGTTCAGGCGTTGCACCCCACGCCTCGAGGCCGAGGCTGAGCAACAGCAAGATCACCACGGCACCGAGACCGAGGTCAGCCGTTCGCATGCTTGGTAACGTCGACGGCGATGAGAAAAAGCGCCCGAGGAGGTAGAAGACCAGCGTATACGGCAGCCACCCACCGACGAGATACAGCAGTGCGCGTGCGGGTTCGTCACCACGGGCAGCAGTCGGTACTAGTCCGGCGTAGATGACGACCGTCGCAACCAGTGCACCCGCTAACAGCCCCATCCCCAGTGTCCGTCGCCGCTCTGTCATGACAGTGCAAGCAACTGCGGCCGCTATGATCAACCTATCGCTCGCGCCGTCGGCTCAGGTCTGTGACTCTGCTAGACGCCCGTCCACAGTTAAGTATCGGGCTCACGACGTATGCGCATGGGCTCTGTCGAATACAACTTTACTGACGAGACGGTCGTTATCACGGGCGCGAGCTCCGGTATCGGTCGCGCAATGGCTCGCGAGTTCGGCGCGGCCGGCGCAACGGTGCTCAACGCAGACATTCAGTCCGAACCGAAAGATATCAACGCTGAGATGCCGACACACGAACTCGTCGACGAGTTCGGCGGTACGGGCGTCTACCTCGAGACAGACGTGAGCGAGCCAGCGGAGATCGAGGCCGTCATCGACGCCGCAGGCGAGTACGGTGGCGTGGATGTGATGGTCAACAACGCAGCGCTGTCGGCTGATTCACCGATGCTCGAGGTGACGCCAGCGGACTTCGAGCGCATCCATCGTGTCAACGTTGATGGCGTCTTCTTTGGCTGTCAGTACGCTGCGAACGATATGATTGAGCGTGGTGAGAGCGGCGCCATTATCAACACAGCCTCGATCAGTTCGAACGTCACCCAGTTTGATCAGGTACAATATGATTCGACAAAAGGTGCTGTTCGCATGATTACTCGCGGCTGTGCCCTCGAGTTAGCCGAGTACGATATTCGCGTCAATGCGGTCGCCCCAGGACAGATCGCAACAGAGTTCGGCAAGGGCTGGACTGACGCGGCCACCCGCGGCGCACAGGAAAACGAGTTCATCAAACCGGTTCCTGCCGGCCGCGCCGGGACGCCTGCTGATGTCGCTGGTAGCGCGCTCTTCCTAGCGAGCGACCACGCCGAGTATATTACCGGGGAACTGCTTCACGTCGACGGTGGCTGGCAAATCATCTGAGGATAGGCGAGACTACAGCACAACGCAAGACCGGTAGACGGGCCGGTCCACGCCGATACGTTTTGACATGAACTGAAAACCAACCGCTCGAGAGCGGGGCCTACTCTCGAGTGGTCAATGACACGGTGGACAGCGGTGTGGCAACCGCGGGACAGAGAGCGGTTGCACACTCGTCGGACGACAGCGGGCGTCGGGGGGTTGGGTGGCGTTAGGCGAGCGCCAGGTGGGGCAGTGGACGTCGGGTAAACGCCAGTGGTTCACGGTCGGTGGCTTGTGCGTGGGATGCGTGCCTCGCGGTCAGGCGCTGACCGCACCCATCATTTGGGGGCGTTGATAATAAAGCGAAAAACACGCTCCAGCCTCGTGGGAATGGTCGAAACCATGGACACCCAGCGGGTTCGGATCTGCTTCGAACCGATGCGTCTGGGGCATAGAGTCACTATCGTGTTCGTTCGAGCGACTGTGATCTGTATGAGAACGCTATTCTCTGTGGCATACGAAATATCCTTTAACAGAGAAAACACTTCTCCGTAGGTATAGGGATGGATGACCGTAATTATGGTGTGATTACTCGTAAGACTACTGTCTAGGTGGTTTCTGTACCCTATTTGTTCGAAACAGTTTCACAGAACAGAGTTAACTCGAATACTAATTGCAGGAAATTGGTCCGAAACGCACCGAAAGTTGCGTGTATTGTCGAACCGGTCGTTCATGAATTGACGTACTCAAGCAACTCAAGAGGTTCAAAAATGGCGAAAAGTGGCGCTTTTGTGGGCTATAGCTACCTATCTCGGTATCATCAAAATCATCGCCTCAGATAGAACTATCACAGAAAACAATGCGGCGTATACTGAATCCGACTGCTAGGGATTTTTAGACCCCCAGCGCAATCGACGTGATATGCAACTCCATAACAGAGACGTTCGCCAGGACGTCCGGGAACTTGGGGAACTACTGGGAGACGTACTCGAGGAACAGACGTCTCGGACGTCGTTTGAGACGGTCGAATCGTGTCGGCGGACAGCGATTGACTACCGCGCAGGGGATCTCGACTCGCGAGACTCACTCATTTCGGAACTTGAGACGCTTTCGCCACACCGACAGCGGATCGTCGCGCGGGCGTTTACGACCTATTTTGAACTGATTAATCTCGCCGAAGAGCGCGAACGCGTGCGAACGATCCGACAGGCCTCACAAGAAGGGACACTTCAGGACAGCCTCGAGACGGCAGCCGAGCAACTTGGCGAAGACGACCTCGAGACGGTTCAGCAGGTACTGGACGACGTACTCATCGAGCCGACGTTTACCGCCCACCCGACGGAAGCCCGGCGCAAGACGGTCAAATCAAAGCTGCGGGCGATTGCAACCGATCTCGAGACGCTAGACGAGCGACTGTTAACCGACAAGGAGACGGACCAGATCTGGCGTGATGTCGATTCGGAAGTGACGAGCCTTTGGCAGACCCCACAGGTTCGAAACCGCCAGCCGGAACCCGAAGACGAGGCGCGAAACGTGCAGTGGTATCTCGAGAACACGCTGTTTGATGTCGTCGGCGAAGTGTACGACGAACTCGCGGATGCCATTGACGAGGAAGTCGACGGCGACCTCGAAATACCCAAACTGTTCGAATTCCGCTCGTGGGCCGGCAGCGACCGGGACGGAAATCCCTACGTGACCCCTGACGTGACGGCGAACACGCTCGAGCGCCAGCGAGCAATCGTCCTCGAGCGGTACCGGGAACAGCTCAAGCGACTCTCGGGTGTCCTCAGTCAGGACGGCAGCCGGATCGACGCTGGCTCTGCGTTTACGGCCTCACTCGAGGATGATCGCGAACGCCTTCCCGGCAGTGCGCGTTCAGCCGAGGACCGCTATCCAGGCGAGCCCTACCGCCAGAAACTCAAGCTCATGCGCGAGCGTCTGGACCGCGTCGGCGACGTTCGTCCCGGCGGCTACAACGATGCCGACGAACTGCTCACAGACCTCGAAGTCATTGCTGAGAGCCTCCAGAACAACGGTGGCGAAAGCGTCGTCGACGCCCACGTCGATCCAATCCGCCGACAAGTCGCTACTTTCGGCTTCTCACTTGCCAGTCTGGACCTGCGCGAACACCAGCAAAAACACACTGACGCCATCGCCGAGGCCCTCGAGGGCGAAGGCATCGACTACCACGCCTTAGACGAAGACGAGCGCGTCGAGTTACTGACGGATGCCGTCCTACAGGACGAGCGTGTGATCGACCTCAGCGAGACTGATGGTCTCTCGGACGACTCCGCCCGCGTGCTTCGGCTGTTCGACAATCTCGGCGACTGGCAGACCGAGTACGGCGTCGAAGCCATCGACACCTACGCGATCTCGATGACTGACGAGCCGAGTCACGTCCTCGAGGTCCTGTTCCTCGCCGATCAGGCCGGTGTCGTTTCCCTGCCTGAACACTGCGGGCTCGACATCGTCCCGCTGCTCGAGACGGAGTACGCCCTCTCGGGTGCTCGTCGCATCATGGGGACGCTGTACGAAAACGAGGCCTACAGCCAGGCGCTCGAGGCTCGCGGCCAGACCCAGGAGATCATGCTTGGTTACTCCGACTCGAACAAGGAGAACGGCTTCCTCGCGGCGAACTGGTCGCTGTATAAGAATCAGCGCCGACTGGGCGAAATCTGTGACGACTACGACGTGACGATGCGGCTATTCCACGGCCGCGGCGGCTCGATCTCCCGAGGCGGCGGGCCGATGGGCGAAGCATTGCTCGCACTGCCAAACTCCACGGTGACGGGGCAGGTCAAGTTCACCGAACAGGGCGAGGCAATCGCAGAGAAGTACGGCAACCCGCGCATTGCCGAGCGCAACATCGAGCAGATGCTGAACGCACAACTGCGTGCACGCCACAACGCAATCAACAACCCGAAAGAGGAAATTCCCGACGAGTGGATGGACGCAATGGAGACCATGGCCACCGCGGCCCGTCAAGAGTATCGTGATCTGCTCGAGAGCGATGGGTTCGTCCAGTACTTCGAACAGGCGACACCGATCACTGTCATCGAGAATCTCGACCTTGGCTCGCGGCCAGCCTCCCGATCGGGTGAGCGCAGTGTCGAGGATCTACGGGCGATTCCGTGGGTGTTCTCTTGGACCCAGTCGCGGTGTATCCTGCCGGGTTGGTACGCCATCGCGACGGGTATCGACGCCTATCTCGAGGATGGCGGCTCGGAAGCAACGCTCCAGGAGATGTACGACGAGTGGGACTTCTTCCGGACGACGCTCGACAACGCCGCGCTCTCGCTGTCGCGAACGGAACTCGAGATTGCCGAGCGGTACGCCGATCTGGCAGAAGACGACCTCCGCGAAACCTTCTTCCCGCGCCTGACCGGCGAGTACAAACGCGCCACGGAACTCATTCAGACCATCGGCCAGCGCGATCAGTTACACACCCGAGACTGGCTTGGCGAGAATCTCGAGCGACGGAATCCCTACGTCGATCCGCTCAACCTGCTGCAGACGTATCTGCTCGACCGAACGCACCGCACCGACATCGAAGAGCGCACGCTGCGCCTGACGGTGAAAGGAATTGCGGCTGGGATGAAGAATACGGGATAACACGCTTCTCTCGAGTCATAACTCGAAAATCCTCAGTACGGATTTTGGAGTCACCAATCACGTCCGCTGTGTGTCAGTCGACGTGAGCGCAGGACAATACTCTTGGCTGCTGACCGCGTGAGTGAGTCACATGATCAACCTCGAGTCGGTCGGCCTCGCCGCTCGAGTGCTCATCGCGCTCGGTGTGATGATCGGCCCGACGCTGCTGTTTCTCGGGCTCTATAGAGCCCTCGAGTGGCTTCGGGATGATCGGTTACTCGAGGAGGTCGCACGCCGGGAGGGCCGGACGGACGTGAACTCGCTGGCGCCAACGTTCGG from Natronolimnobius sp. AArcel1 carries:
- a CDS encoding universal stress protein codes for the protein MGPWSNTSPETIVVPIANTETATRQLETAVDLAADRSARIVLVYVCAVPPQLSLQDGRRYLVTAEDEQLLEDAAASVTSHGLAVDTRIRLARGVSRGIVGAVDAYDADTIVLGWRGRPPRQNVMLGSHVDRVLRDAECDVLVKRIQTPTETVDGVLVPVAEGPHAEFAAETAAAIARQNDASITLLHVRDTADPERSETDARALLAETAADIEDVHSVDRKLVAAGDVAGTITDWTATHDVTVLGVSRGGLVQRKLLGSISRAVGRHAAGTVILAKRYDSVPSRLKRLFS
- a CDS encoding universal stress protein, translating into MYDRILVPTDGSSHAEQATDRALELAASVDADVYGICVVETGPFGSVTLPGESESAASVLGERAREYVEQIEDRGADWDVPVMTDVIEGIPVREILEYADDIDADAIVMGTRGRGGISRMMLGSVTDGVTRHTARDVLVVGNGPASSEDDHELE
- a CDS encoding SDR family NAD(P)-dependent oxidoreductase, which produces MGSVEYNFTDETVVITGASSGIGRAMAREFGAAGATVLNADIQSEPKDINAEMPTHELVDEFGGTGVYLETDVSEPAEIEAVIDAAGEYGGVDVMVNNAALSADSPMLEVTPADFERIHRVNVDGVFFGCQYAANDMIERGESGAIINTASISSNVTQFDQVQYDSTKGAVRMITRGCALELAEYDIRVNAVAPGQIATEFGKGWTDAATRGAQENEFIKPVPAGRAGTPADVAGSALFLASDHAEYITGELLHVDGGWQII
- the ppc gene encoding phosphoenolpyruvate carboxylase, with the translated sequence MQLHNRDVRQDVRELGELLGDVLEEQTSRTSFETVESCRRTAIDYRAGDLDSRDSLISELETLSPHRQRIVARAFTTYFELINLAEERERVRTIRQASQEGTLQDSLETAAEQLGEDDLETVQQVLDDVLIEPTFTAHPTEARRKTVKSKLRAIATDLETLDERLLTDKETDQIWRDVDSEVTSLWQTPQVRNRQPEPEDEARNVQWYLENTLFDVVGEVYDELADAIDEEVDGDLEIPKLFEFRSWAGSDRDGNPYVTPDVTANTLERQRAIVLERYREQLKRLSGVLSQDGSRIDAGSAFTASLEDDRERLPGSARSAEDRYPGEPYRQKLKLMRERLDRVGDVRPGGYNDADELLTDLEVIAESLQNNGGESVVDAHVDPIRRQVATFGFSLASLDLREHQQKHTDAIAEALEGEGIDYHALDEDERVELLTDAVLQDERVIDLSETDGLSDDSARVLRLFDNLGDWQTEYGVEAIDTYAISMTDEPSHVLEVLFLADQAGVVSLPEHCGLDIVPLLETEYALSGARRIMGTLYENEAYSQALEARGQTQEIMLGYSDSNKENGFLAANWSLYKNQRRLGEICDDYDVTMRLFHGRGGSISRGGGPMGEALLALPNSTVTGQVKFTEQGEAIAEKYGNPRIAERNIEQMLNAQLRARHNAINNPKEEIPDEWMDAMETMATAARQEYRDLLESDGFVQYFEQATPITVIENLDLGSRPASRSGERSVEDLRAIPWVFSWTQSRCILPGWYAIATGIDAYLEDGGSEATLQEMYDEWDFFRTTLDNAALSLSRTELEIAERYADLAEDDLRETFFPRLTGEYKRATELIQTIGQRDQLHTRDWLGENLERRNPYVDPLNLLQTYLLDRTHRTDIEERTLRLTVKGIAAGMKNTG
- a CDS encoding zinc ribbon domain-containing protein, translating into MINLESVGLAARVLIALGVMIGPTLLFLGLYRALEWLRDDRLLEEVARREGRTDVNSLAPTFGGFVAGATGSKSRSSLIRCGHCGAPTLADSPCLECGKSP